A genomic region of Arachis hypogaea cultivar Tifrunner chromosome 5, arahy.Tifrunner.gnm2.J5K5, whole genome shotgun sequence contains the following coding sequences:
- the LOC112800733 gene encoding phenylcoumaran benzylic ether reductase Pyrc5 → MFVVRISQSNQLSVTMAGKSKVLVIGGTGHLGKYIVEASSKAGHPTFALVRESTVSHPQKSNLIESFKSYGVTLVYGDLSDHASLVKAIKQVDVVICTVGPSQVDDQLNIIKAIKEAGNIKKFLPSEFGVDADRNEAVEPAASFFEKKAKIRRTIEAEGIPYTYVISNGFARYYLATMSQENATAPPKDSIVILGDGNVKAIYVEEKDIAAYTIKTIDDPRTLNKSLYLRPPANVLSFNELVSLWENKINKTLHKIYVPEDQILKSIQESSFPRNMMLAVCHSLIVKGDCVNFDIAPSFGVEASELYPEVKYTTVDEYMNQFL, encoded by the exons ATGTTTGTAGTTCGCATATCACAATCAAACCAAC TTTCTGTTACCATGGCAGGAAAGAGCAAAGTCCTAGTGATTGGAGGCACAGGGCACCTTGGAAAATACATAGTGGAGGCAAGTTCAAAAGCAGGACACCCCACGTTTGCTTTGGTTAGGGAGAGCACTGTTTCTCACCCTCAAAAGTCTAATCTCATTGAGAGCTTCAAGAGCTATGGAGTCACTCTTGTTTAT GGTGATCTAAGTGATCATGCAAGCCTTGTTAAGGCAATCAAGCAAGTTGATGTTGTCATCTGCACTGTAGGTCCATCACAAGTAGATGATCAACTGAACATCATAAAGGCAATAAAAGAAGCTGGCAACATTAAG AAGTTTCTCCCATCAGAATTTGGGGTGGATGCAGACCGGAATGAAGCGGTTGAGCCGGCGGCGAGCTTCTTTGAGAAAAAAGCTAAAATTCGAAGGACGATCGAAGCCGAAGGAATTCCTTATACTTATGTAATTTCCAATGGCTTTGCTAGATACTACTTAGCAACAATGTCACAGGAAAATGCCACAGCTCCTCCAAAGGATAGTATAGTCATTCTAGGAGATGGAAATGTCAAAG CAATTTATGTGGAGGAGAAAGACATTGCAGCTTACACAATCAAAACAATAGATGACCCAAGAACCTTGAACAAATCTCTCTACCTAAGGCCCCCTGCCAATGTTTTGAGTTTCAACGAGCTTGTATCCTTGTGGGAGAACAAGATTAACAAGACCCTTCACAAAATTTACGTTCCAGAAGATCAAATCCTTAAGAGCATCCAAG AGAGTTCTTTCCCTAGGAACATGATGTTGGCGGTATGCCACTCACTAATAGTAAAAGGAGATTGTGTAAACTTTGACATAGCGCCTTCGTTCGGGGTTGAGGCTTCTGAACTTTATCCAGAAGTGAAGTACACAACGGTCGACGAATATATGAATCAATTTCTCTGA
- the LOC112800732 gene encoding phenylcoumaran benzylic ether reductase Pyrc5 encodes MATKSKILVIGGTGYIGKHIVVASAKEGHPTFALVRESSVSHPEKSKLIESFKSHGVTLVYGDLSDHESLVKAIKQVDVVISTVGGPQIADQFNIIKAIKEAGNIKRFLPSEFGLDVDRQHAIEPVVGFFGVKAKIRRAVEAEGIPYTYVSSNGFAGYFLPTLFQQNVTAPPRDKVVILGDGNVKSITVKEEDVATYTIKSVDDPRTLNKILYLRPPANTLTFNELVSLWEKKINKTLERIYLSEDQILKSVQETPFPGNLMLALGHSTLVKGDSANFEIEASFGVEASQLYPEVKYTTVDEYLNQFV; translated from the exons ATGGCAACTAAGAGCAAAATCCTAGTGATTGGAGGCACAGGGTACATTGGAAAGCACATAGTTGTGGCAAGTGCAAAAGAAGGTCACCCCACTTTTGCTTTGGTGAGGGAGAGCAGTGTTTCTCACCCTGAAAAGTCAAAGCTCATTGAGAGCTTCAAGAGCCATGGAGTCACTCTTGTTTAT GGCGATTTAAGTGATCATGAAAGCCTTGTTAAGGCGATCAAGCAAGTTGATGTTGTGATCTCCACTGTAGGAGGACCACAAATAGCTGATCAATTCAACATCATCAAGGCCATAAAAGAAGCCGGGAACATCAAG AGGTTCCTGCCTTCAGAATTTGGGCTAGATGTGGATCGTCAGCATGCCATTGAGCCAGTGGTGGGCTTCTTTGGTGTAAAAGCGAAAATTCGGAGGGCGGTGGAAGCCGAAGGGATTCCTTACACTTATGTCAGTTCTAATGGTTTTGCTGGATACTTCTTGCCAACACTGTTCCAGCAAAATGTCACAGCTCCTCCCAGGGACAAAGTTGTCATTCTAGGAGATGGCAATGTCAAAT CAATTACTGTGAAGGAGGAAGATGTTGCTACTTACACAATCAAATCAGTGGATGATCCAAGAACTTTGAACAAAATTCTGTACCTGAGGCCCCCTGCCAATACTTTAACTTTCAATGAGCTCGTTTCCTTGTGGGAGAAGAAGATTAACAAGACCCTTGAGAGAATTTACCTTTCAGAGGATCAAATTCTAAAGAGCGTTCAGG AGACTCCTTTTCCGGGGAACTTGATGCTGGCATTAGGCCACTCAACTCTAGTAAAGGGAGATTCAGCAAACTTTGAGATTGAAGCTTCATTTGGGGTGGAGGCTTCTCAACTTTATCCAGAGGTGAAATACACCACGGTCGACGAATATCTGAATCAGTTTGTTTGA
- the LOC140184808 gene encoding serine/threonine-protein phosphatase 7 long form homolog, protein MLTCDHPVPPDRYNDRVEEHLRVTRFYHASQIGVVQCQKALVNALIERWHPDTYTFHLLVGECAVNLEDVALILGLPTDGLPVTGMTMSSFEALEAECLDQFGVAPRKEECRGCCIKLTWLCDLKENFQLTDEISIQRYVKCHVMLLIRTILFGDKFGTGVHYKFLPLLRDFGSIGQYSWGSACLAHLYRALCRASRFNCKKIDSPLTLLLGWAWIRLPYLSPLPRKSRNFPLAKSFIYFFLFVWAAYDVDRVDPNIIPAEIYMQSVVWSATVPLVSFECIEWHATDRIRRQFGFVQEVPHQKWNLDKAHGEVLTGPKNLNWTTAPSHSFWVMHWTTNLYVS, encoded by the exons atgttgACATGTGACCATCCAGTTCCTCCGGATCGGTACAACGATAGGGTGGAAGAGCATTTACGAGTTACTAGGTTTTATCATGCATCTCAAATTGGTGTAGTACAATGTCAGAAAGCACTGGTGAATGCTCTAATCGAACGGTGGCACCCAGATACATATACGTTTCACCTTCTCGTTGGTGAATGTGCCGTGAATCTTGAAGATGTGGCTCTAATTCTTGGTCTTCCGACGGATGGTCTTCCAGTCACAGGGATGACAATGAGTAGTTTCGAAGCCTTGGAGGCAGAATGTTTGGATCAATTTGGAGTTGCACCGCGTAAGGAGGAGTGTAGAGGATGCTGCATAAAACTGACGTGGCTGTGTgatctaaaagaaaattttcaGTTGACTGATGAAATAAGTATACAGAGGTATGTGAAGTGCCACGTTATGTTGCTAATCAGGACGATCTTGTTTGGGGATAAATTTGGGACAGGTGTGCACTATAAGTTTCTACCCTTGCTTCGTGATTTCGGCAGTATAGGACAGTACAGCTGGGGATCAGCATGCTTAGCACACCTCTACAGGGCATTATGCAGGGCATCTCGTTTTAACTGTAAGAAAATCGATAGTCCACTAACACTTTTGCTCGGATGGGCTTGGATCCGACTGCCTTATCTATCCCCGCTTCCTAGGAAATCCCGCAATTTTCCACTAGCAAAAAG tttcatttatttttttctgtttgtgTGGGCTGCTTATGATGTGGATCGCGTGGATCCGAATATTATTCCTGCTGAAATCTACATGCAGTCGGTTGTTTGGAGCGCAACAGTGCCGTTGGTGTCATTCGAATGTATCGAGTGGCATGCTACCGATAGGATTAGGCGACAGTTCGGTTTCGTTCAGGAAGTACCTCATCAGAAATggaatctggacaaggcgcaTGGAGAAGTCTTGACTGGTCCTAAGAATCTTAACTGGACCACAGCACCGAGTCATTCATTTTGGGTGATGCATTGGACAACTAACCTGTATGTTTCCTGA